Proteins found in one Lutimonas zeaxanthinifaciens genomic segment:
- a CDS encoding PAS domain-containing sensor histidine kinase produces MKVRGIFKILFGSIIGFNLLILILLLTLRNNQEKQYRGQVNRFNSFNFSISLRESSEDLTEYCRNFVVTGNRLWEKKYWDIVDRRMGRLNNEAYRKSVLDSMQSMGFEQREFDLLRMALERSNSLILIEKEAINAAKGYFLDDHGEFTIQDDPDFEYAKELLFNDTYLQYKKSIMDPINEFERVLESRTKIETDNYAKSGSRLLIGIILLMAIIALFSIYAFVMIRKRIIKEEETARELERSQLQFQTLVNNIPGVIYNCGLDDPWEMYFITDEISNLSGYPKEDFMGANPKRSFGEIMHPDDREEASQIVQKAIKSKQPFVLGYRVIDKNGKVHSVFGYGQAIYRSDGAPDYLVGGIFDDTERQTAVDKVKESEERFQYALDVANEGIWEWNEETDALSYSVRCFSMIGYLPVEGEQELFDFWNKVIHKDDADKALMNEIENVKKRGLYDQIYRAISNSKEIKWIHVRGKAVKFSANGKPSRIIGTMSDITDRMRQEEKIVSAILETEDSERSRIARDIHDGLQQTMSTSLMSFEKVRSSIDFEDPKIYDKFHMGYKFLKKAIEESRTLAHNLMPKVVDQAGIVAAIESLLTAMKDSTETKFVFEQNLNDQRLKLSEEMTFYRIVQEAINNVIKYSNAKNCTIQLLKYKDYVNLTIDDDGVGFDVDITKDTFGINSMKTRADSIGAYFEINSRIQKGTNILLELKLN; encoded by the coding sequence ATGAAGGTTAGGGGAATCTTTAAAATCCTATTTGGAAGTATTATTGGTTTCAATTTGCTCATTCTAATCCTGTTACTTACTCTTAGAAACAATCAGGAAAAGCAATACAGAGGGCAGGTCAATCGATTCAACTCCTTTAATTTCAGTATTTCGCTCAGAGAAAGCAGTGAGGATCTGACAGAGTATTGCAGGAATTTTGTTGTCACAGGCAATCGTTTATGGGAAAAAAAATATTGGGACATTGTTGATCGCCGCATGGGACGACTCAACAACGAGGCCTACCGAAAGTCTGTGCTTGACAGCATGCAGAGTATGGGATTTGAACAAAGAGAGTTTGATCTGCTGCGCATGGCTCTTGAACGTTCGAATTCTTTGATTCTCATTGAAAAAGAAGCCATAAATGCTGCCAAGGGATATTTTCTAGATGATCATGGTGAATTTACAATTCAGGACGATCCTGATTTCGAATACGCAAAAGAACTACTTTTCAATGACACTTATCTGCAGTATAAAAAGTCCATAATGGATCCGATCAATGAATTTGAGCGAGTCCTTGAGAGCCGAACCAAGATCGAAACGGATAATTATGCCAAAAGCGGGAGTAGATTGCTCATTGGCATTATCCTCCTGATGGCTATCATCGCCCTTTTCTCCATATATGCCTTTGTAATGATCAGAAAAAGAATTATTAAAGAAGAGGAGACTGCGAGAGAATTGGAAAGAAGTCAGTTGCAGTTTCAAACCCTTGTCAACAATATTCCTGGAGTAATTTACAACTGTGGGCTTGACGATCCGTGGGAAATGTATTTTATAACCGATGAGATCAGTAACCTGTCGGGATACCCGAAGGAAGACTTTATGGGAGCCAATCCGAAAAGATCCTTTGGTGAAATCATGCACCCTGATGACAGGGAAGAGGCATCTCAAATCGTGCAAAAAGCAATCAAATCAAAACAACCGTTTGTGTTGGGATACCGGGTGATTGACAAGAATGGAAAAGTGCATTCCGTCTTTGGATATGGTCAGGCCATCTATAGAAGTGATGGTGCTCCCGATTATTTGGTGGGTGGGATCTTTGACGATACGGAAAGACAAACTGCGGTTGACAAAGTAAAAGAAAGTGAGGAAAGGTTTCAGTATGCGCTTGATGTGGCCAATGAAGGAATCTGGGAATGGAATGAGGAAACCGATGCCCTCAGTTACAGTGTTAGGTGCTTCTCCATGATCGGTTATCTGCCGGTCGAAGGAGAGCAAGAACTTTTTGATTTCTGGAATAAGGTAATCCACAAAGATGATGCTGACAAGGCGCTCATGAACGAAATAGAAAATGTCAAGAAGAGGGGACTGTATGACCAAATTTATCGCGCCATATCGAACTCGAAGGAGATTAAATGGATTCATGTGAGAGGTAAGGCGGTTAAGTTTTCAGCGAATGGTAAACCTTCCAGAATCATCGGGACCATGTCCGATATCACAGATCGAATGAGGCAGGAGGAGAAAATCGTCAGCGCAATCCTGGAGACTGAGGATAGCGAGAGAAGCAGAATTGCCAGAGACATTCATGACGGACTGCAGCAGACCATGTCTACCTCGCTGATGAGTTTTGAGAAAGTCAGATCCTCCATTGATTTTGAGGATCCCAAGATTTATGATAAATTCCACATGGGTTACAAGTTCTTGAAAAAGGCCATTGAAGAGAGTCGGACACTGGCACATAATCTCATGCCAAAAGTTGTGGATCAGGCGGGTATTGTCGCCGCAATCGAATCGCTGCTGACTGCAATGAAAGACTCTACTGAGACGAAGTTTGTCTTTGAGCAGAATCTGAATGACCAAAGATTGAAACTATCGGAAGAAATGACATTTTATAGAATCGTCCAGGAAGCTATCAACAACGTGATCAAATATTCCAATGCAAAGAACTGCACGATACAGTTGTTGAAATACAAGGATTATGTCAATTTGACCATTGATGATGATGGGGTGGGTTTTGATGTGGATATAACCAAAGACACCTTTGGAATCAACAGCATGAAGACCAGGGCGGATTCCATTGGAGCTTATTTTGAGATCAATAGCCGAATCCAGAAAGGAACGAACATATTATTGGAATTAAAACTAAATTAG
- a CDS encoding response regulator transcription factor produces MSKVRIILVDDHSMIRQGLKSFLEEAEISVVAEAKNGIEALEKLDELEVDVVVSDIMMPEMDGIELTKQISQKHPDLKVLALTMMNESYNIKKMLGAGALGYLLKDCTQDELIRAIKTVAEGRNFYSGEVTQIIMEGFGSKPKEKNRVVHEIALTERELEILHLICKEKTNPEIAEELFVSVRTVETHKRNLLEKTGCKNVAGLVLYAVERNLFTDL; encoded by the coding sequence ATGTCTAAAGTAAGAATAATATTAGTCGACGACCACAGCATGATCCGTCAGGGTTTGAAGTCATTTCTTGAAGAAGCCGAGATCTCGGTGGTGGCGGAGGCCAAAAATGGAATTGAGGCGCTTGAGAAACTCGATGAGTTAGAGGTCGATGTTGTTGTTTCGGACATCATGATGCCTGAGATGGACGGAATTGAGCTGACAAAGCAGATTAGCCAGAAACACCCGGATTTGAAAGTGTTGGCGCTCACGATGATGAACGAAAGTTACAACATAAAAAAAATGCTCGGCGCAGGGGCCCTGGGTTACTTGCTGAAAGACTGCACTCAAGACGAATTGATTCGGGCCATCAAAACAGTTGCAGAAGGCAGGAATTTCTACTCAGGCGAAGTGACTCAAATCATCATGGAAGGATTTGGTTCGAAACCCAAAGAAAAGAACCGGGTGGTTCATGAAATTGCTCTTACGGAGCGAGAGCTCGAAATCTTACATTTGATCTGCAAAGAGAAGACCAACCCGGAAATTGCCGAAGAACTTTTTGTGTCCGTTCGAACGGTAGAAACACATAAAAGAAACTTGCTGGAGAAAACAGGATGTAAAAATGTGGCGGGTCTGGTTTTATACGCTGTGGAGCGCAACCTGTTTACAGACCTGTAA
- a CDS encoding SDR family NAD(P)-dependent oxidoreductase — translation MNRFESKKVYVTGAASGIGQATAIRLASEGASLYLTDLNEEGLAITAEKCEQYGAKVVTAKLDVSDQAQVKATIADCAKQLGGIDAVLNIAGVLLIEHFEKTTIEQFDFLVNVNFKGTFMICQEAMPHLLESGGNIVNCSSVSAYGGVGYGVLYGATKGAVSAMTRGIAVEFAKKGIRCNTIIPGEVSTSMTATPSIPDPESLDFSLMGRGNPLTGQTATPDKIAGAIAMLASEDGAYINGAEIRADGGGLS, via the coding sequence ATGAACAGATTTGAAAGTAAAAAAGTGTATGTAACAGGTGCTGCATCTGGTATTGGTCAAGCCACAGCTATTCGCTTGGCATCCGAAGGAGCTTCACTATATCTTACCGATTTGAATGAAGAAGGCCTGGCAATTACGGCAGAAAAATGTGAGCAATATGGCGCAAAAGTAGTTACTGCTAAATTGGATGTTTCTGATCAGGCCCAGGTAAAAGCCACAATTGCAGACTGTGCAAAACAATTGGGAGGAATTGATGCCGTACTGAATATTGCGGGTGTACTCTTGATTGAGCATTTTGAGAAGACTACCATAGAGCAGTTTGACTTTTTAGTAAATGTAAACTTTAAAGGTACATTCATGATTTGTCAGGAAGCCATGCCACATTTACTTGAGTCCGGTGGTAACATCGTAAACTGTAGTTCAGTTTCAGCTTATGGTGGTGTTGGGTATGGAGTGCTTTACGGTGCTACAAAAGGTGCAGTGAGTGCAATGACTAGAGGTATAGCTGTTGAATTTGCAAAGAAGGGTATTAGATGCAACACCATTATTCCAGGTGAGGTATCAACTTCAATGACAGCTACTCCTTCAATTCCGGATCCCGAAAGTTTGGATTTCTCTCTTATGGGCCGTGGTAACCCACTTACGGGTCAAACTGCAACCCCAGATAAGATTGCCGGTGCTATCGCAATGCTTGCAAGTGAAGATGGTGCATATATCAACGGTGCAGAGATCCGTGCTGATGGTGGTGGCCTTTCCTAA
- a CDS encoding NAD-dependent epimerase/dehydratase family protein: protein MLKNNSQSKKVLVIGGTGLLGYHTINHLIENGHQPSVLTLPTDSSNLFPESVPIHYGNISEMSDNELQAVMEGHDWVVFAAGGHDTYPITEDELEKLLEEVNVVATRRTMKAARAAGVSRAVIFGSYFEYFNRAWPSLKMAEKHPYIASRMRQSQAAFDLITDDFGVMVLELPYIWGTMPNREPQWKALINTLRGDGRMVSYEGGGTIMTSVLHVAEAALGALERGISGQRYPVGDQNVTWAELISKIAEIDGVEIEINKLSHDQLMVTAKENQNKLDEAGLVTGINLISYVQIASSNAFFDPEPTRMALGLTSGGLDEAIREQVEMVPMEKENAKYGSCAT, encoded by the coding sequence ATGTTAAAAAACAATTCACAAAGCAAAAAAGTATTGGTGATCGGAGGTACCGGATTACTAGGTTATCACACCATCAATCACCTAATTGAAAACGGGCATCAACCAAGCGTATTAACCTTACCTACTGATTCTTCGAATCTTTTCCCTGAATCGGTACCAATTCACTATGGCAACATTTCTGAAATGAGCGACAATGAACTTCAAGCAGTAATGGAAGGGCATGATTGGGTTGTCTTTGCCGCGGGTGGGCATGATACTTATCCTATTACAGAAGATGAACTTGAAAAGCTTTTGGAAGAGGTGAACGTTGTTGCAACAAGACGAACAATGAAAGCTGCTCGTGCAGCAGGAGTATCTCGTGCTGTCATTTTTGGCTCTTATTTTGAATACTTCAACAGAGCATGGCCAAGTTTGAAAATGGCCGAAAAACACCCATACATAGCAAGTCGTATGCGCCAATCACAAGCTGCATTTGATCTTATTACAGATGATTTCGGTGTAATGGTTTTAGAATTACCATATATCTGGGGTACTATGCCTAACCGTGAGCCACAATGGAAAGCCTTGATTAATACCTTGAGAGGTGACGGAAGAATGGTGAGTTATGAAGGTGGTGGTACTATCATGACTAGTGTACTTCACGTTGCTGAAGCGGCTTTAGGGGCATTGGAAAGGGGAATATCAGGTCAACGTTACCCTGTTGGCGATCAAAACGTAACATGGGCCGAACTCATTTCTAAAATTGCTGAGATTGATGGTGTAGAAATAGAAATTAACAAGCTAAGTCATGATCAGTTAATGGTTACAGCTAAAGAGAATCAAAATAAACTTGATGAAGCTGGCCTAGTTACTGGCATCAATCTGATCTCTTATGTACAGATCGCAAGTTCCAATGCATTTTTCGATCCGGAACCAACGCGTATGGCTCTAGGTCTCACTTCTGGTGGGCTAGATGAAGCCATTAGAGAACAAGTTGAAATGGTTCCTATGGAAAAGGAAAATGCCAAGTACGGTTCTTGTGCAACTTAA
- a CDS encoding nuclear transport factor 2 family protein, protein MKKLKANQYTHEYVADRLQIQDLCTRYAVGVDRKEWKILRSCFTDDAMIDYTAMGGYRNNLDGTVEFLKQAMALFVGYQHLMVNHEIDIDGDKATGRVGFYNPMPIKTEDGMVFFLCGGWYIDEYVRTSDGWKISSRSQEFSFDTSKIPFVQNYPEPGQPLESNESPESIERRMTVKEKIYK, encoded by the coding sequence ATGAAAAAATTAAAAGCAAATCAATACACGCATGAATATGTCGCCGACAGGCTTCAGATTCAAGATCTATGTACCCGCTATGCGGTAGGTGTTGACCGCAAGGAATGGAAAATATTACGTTCCTGTTTCACCGACGATGCCATGATTGATTATACAGCAATGGGAGGCTATCGGAACAATCTGGATGGAACAGTAGAATTTCTAAAACAGGCCATGGCATTATTCGTAGGATATCAACATTTAATGGTGAATCATGAAATTGATATTGATGGTGACAAAGCTACAGGCCGAGTTGGTTTCTATAACCCGATGCCGATAAAGACTGAAGACGGCATGGTTTTCTTCTTATGTGGGGGGTGGTACATCGATGAATATGTTCGCACGTCAGATGGTTGGAAAATTTCATCGCGCAGCCAGGAATTCTCTTTCGACACATCAAAGATCCCTTTTGTTCAAAACTACCCGGAACCAGGTCAACCTCTGGAAAGCAACGAGTCGCCAGAATCGATAGAAAGAAGAATGACAGTTAAAGAAAAGATTTACAAATAA
- a CDS encoding efflux RND transporter permease subunit: MNITKFAINRDRVILSLLLVVITLGLVFYQSLSRDSMPPYTVRVATVVSSFPGASPLRVEELVTDKVEKVVQELPELKEVVSTSRTGLSVVEVELGMSVKPENLQSVWDRLRRKLNDIPDLPEGVYPQLKDDGIGEVFGIAVGLSSDGYSYQEMKSYADDIRNDLIKLPDAAKVEINGAQAERVFIRFDEARLKSYGLTSNRLFNIISSTNILNSGGVVNVEEERITLEPSGNFNDLDGIRQLLIPVGSEGQVVSLSDIAQIEKGYVTPATQLTRVNGKEALSLHISLKEGANILSLGEGVDELLNTWNERLPLGLDLFRVSSLDSYIDLKIDDFVMNLLQAIAIVMGIMLFFLGIRTGLIISSLIPLVMITTFMVMGLLGVGINQITLAALIMSLGIMVDNGIVVAESIVVKMKNGLEVKQAAIDTASELFFPLLISTGSTSAAFISFYLAESIMGDIIGPIFVVIAIALFSSWMISFTIIALFCVYFLKQDKESADKPKPIDRLINWLKHRYSQVITWALVRKGWVLTGIFGLLMLAFYGFGYLNFVFFPDSDRNMITVDINLPEGTRIEATEEIVEAIEGYLSESSVSKESERGVLDWTSYIGEGPSSYDLGYIQEEPNSNYAHILVNTSSFEYNAELISNLDAFCFDSFPNADIKVKRLGSTGGGAPVEIKVSGSDLDELMAISERIKTQLVTISGTKNVQDDWGPKGKKFLVDIDEVRAQNAGVTNQDIAISLQTYFDGFIAGEFREDDKSIPIVLRGAEDGQQSLSSLTTLNVYAQNSGNSVPLSQVATLVPEWQNNKIKRLDLNRTITVTSELTEDGNAAQIVTELSPWLENEKDNWKNGYDYSFGGDEEQAAENMGAVMSYLPLSGFIIVLLLMIQFNSFRKMTMIVLTIPLGVIGMVIGLLVFQVPFGFMAFLGVISLAGIVMVNAIVLIDRIGIEQNQLQRSPQDSVISAALQRFRPILLATFTTVLGLIPLYLGGGDIWRPMAVTIMVGLLFGTIITLMFIPSMYSLLYKINYKGYELDPKLID, encoded by the coding sequence ATGAATATTACAAAATTTGCAATCAATAGAGACCGAGTTATTCTTAGCCTGCTTCTAGTGGTCATAACTTTGGGTCTGGTATTCTATCAGTCTCTCTCAAGAGACAGCATGCCCCCATACACGGTTCGTGTAGCCACCGTAGTATCATCGTTTCCCGGAGCAAGTCCATTACGCGTTGAGGAACTCGTTACCGACAAGGTGGAAAAAGTTGTTCAGGAGCTACCTGAGTTGAAAGAGGTTGTCAGTACATCAAGAACGGGTCTATCTGTCGTCGAAGTTGAACTTGGCATGTCCGTTAAACCTGAGAATCTCCAATCCGTTTGGGACCGTTTGCGGCGAAAGCTCAATGATATCCCGGATCTGCCTGAGGGAGTCTATCCCCAGTTAAAAGATGACGGAATTGGTGAGGTATTTGGAATCGCCGTTGGTCTTTCCAGCGACGGGTATTCCTACCAGGAAATGAAGTCATATGCGGATGATATCAGGAATGACCTGATTAAGCTTCCCGACGCAGCGAAAGTTGAGATAAACGGGGCTCAGGCCGAACGCGTTTTCATACGATTCGACGAGGCCCGCCTTAAATCCTACGGACTGACCTCCAACAGGCTGTTCAATATTATATCCTCCACAAATATTCTTAACTCAGGAGGCGTAGTGAATGTGGAGGAAGAGAGAATCACACTTGAACCATCGGGAAATTTTAATGATCTGGACGGAATTCGGCAGCTGTTGATACCTGTTGGTTCGGAAGGTCAAGTGGTGTCCCTGTCAGACATTGCTCAAATTGAGAAAGGGTATGTCACACCGGCAACCCAGTTGACCCGAGTTAACGGAAAAGAGGCTTTGTCTCTCCATATCTCCTTGAAGGAAGGTGCCAACATCCTCTCTCTGGGTGAAGGCGTGGATGAGTTACTGAATACATGGAACGAGAGACTTCCTCTCGGGCTGGACCTTTTCAGGGTATCTTCTCTTGACAGTTACATCGATCTGAAAATAGATGACTTTGTTATGAACCTACTCCAGGCCATCGCAATCGTAATGGGAATCATGCTCTTCTTTCTGGGCATTCGAACCGGACTTATTATTTCCAGTCTCATTCCTCTTGTTATGATTACGACCTTCATGGTAATGGGACTTCTGGGTGTCGGCATCAATCAAATTACCCTGGCTGCACTTATCATGTCTCTTGGAATCATGGTTGACAATGGTATTGTGGTAGCCGAATCCATCGTCGTTAAAATGAAAAACGGCCTTGAAGTAAAACAAGCTGCCATCGATACCGCGTCTGAACTGTTCTTTCCCTTGTTGATCTCGACGGGAAGCACTTCTGCCGCTTTCATCTCATTCTATCTCGCCGAATCCATCATGGGTGATATCATCGGACCCATCTTTGTCGTAATCGCCATTGCGTTGTTTTCTTCCTGGATGATCTCATTTACAATAATTGCCTTGTTCTGCGTTTACTTCCTGAAGCAAGATAAAGAGAGCGCGGATAAACCAAAACCCATTGATCGTCTTATCAACTGGCTGAAACATAGATATAGCCAGGTGATTACCTGGGCCCTTGTTCGCAAAGGATGGGTTCTCACTGGGATCTTCGGACTTTTGATGCTCGCCTTCTACGGCTTTGGGTACCTCAACTTCGTGTTCTTCCCTGACAGTGACAGAAATATGATCACCGTTGACATCAATTTGCCGGAAGGCACAAGAATCGAGGCAACAGAAGAAATTGTTGAAGCCATTGAGGGGTATTTGTCAGAGAGTTCAGTGAGTAAAGAAAGCGAGCGAGGCGTCCTGGACTGGACCTCCTATATAGGTGAAGGACCTTCTTCCTATGACTTGGGATATATCCAGGAAGAGCCGAATTCAAATTATGCCCATATTCTTGTGAACACGTCTTCTTTCGAATATAATGCAGAACTCATATCCAATCTTGATGCTTTTTGTTTTGATTCTTTTCCTAATGCGGATATAAAGGTCAAAAGACTTGGAAGCACAGGTGGAGGGGCCCCAGTAGAGATCAAGGTCTCTGGTTCGGACTTGGATGAGCTCATGGCCATTTCAGAGCGGATCAAGACGCAACTCGTCACTATCTCTGGAACAAAGAATGTCCAGGACGACTGGGGTCCGAAAGGGAAAAAGTTTTTAGTGGATATTGACGAGGTGCGTGCCCAAAATGCGGGTGTTACAAACCAGGACATTGCAATTTCTCTTCAGACGTATTTTGACGGGTTCATTGCCGGAGAATTCCGGGAAGACGACAAGTCCATTCCGATTGTCCTTCGCGGAGCCGAGGATGGTCAGCAGTCACTGTCTTCTCTTACTACTTTGAACGTATATGCCCAAAACTCAGGAAACAGTGTGCCCTTGTCGCAGGTGGCTACTCTTGTACCGGAATGGCAAAACAATAAGATCAAGAGGCTGGATCTCAACCGGACTATCACGGTAACGAGCGAACTCACTGAGGACGGAAACGCAGCCCAAATCGTCACAGAGCTATCACCCTGGCTTGAGAACGAAAAAGACAACTGGAAAAACGGATATGATTACTCCTTTGGTGGAGACGAAGAACAGGCAGCGGAGAATATGGGAGCCGTAATGTCTTACCTTCCTTTGTCAGGCTTTATTATTGTATTGCTTCTTATGATCCAGTTCAATTCGTTCAGAAAAATGACTATGATTGTTCTCACGATACCCCTGGGTGTCATTGGTATGGTGATCGGGCTTCTTGTATTCCAGGTTCCTTTCGGGTTCATGGCATTTCTAGGGGTGATTTCCCTTGCGGGTATCGTCATGGTCAACGCCATCGTGTTGATTGACCGTATCGGAATCGAGCAGAACCAGCTTCAACGAAGTCCTCAGGACTCGGTAATCAGTGCCGCCTTGCAGCGCTTCCGACCCATTCTGTTGGCAACTTTCACCACCGTATTGGGCTTGATACCTCTTTATCTCGGTGGAGGTGATATCTGGAGGCCCATGGCCGTGACGATCATGGTAGGATTATTATTCGGAACGATTATCACCCTCATGTTCATACCCTCTATGTACAGCTTGCTTTATAAGATCAATTACAAGGGATATGAGCTGGACCCTAAACTTATCGATTAA
- a CDS encoding efflux RND transporter periplasmic adaptor subunit: MKNTLRKIVLLVIVLLSAQCSKKEESKEEVLRPINFMSVGTESGSEQRSFNGAAKAGNEIELSFRESGVIQQKNVKKGQKVKKGDLIATLDNLEANLNFERAVTEVNSTESAKNTAKAELDRIKLLYEKGSTPLKDYQNAKNNYQTALSQFESAVRNREIQRSRLQYGVIYAPADGIIAKTSGKVNERVQTGHVFAILNAGNKMKVELELPENVINQVTVGMMAEIQFSTLNDPAFMGEVIEVSPITSDNASTYPVELEIMNPSPQIKPGMAAKITFDLSHQDTVNSERIVVPIHAVGEDEHGNFVFLIETEDNKTGIAKKQTIEIGDLTAKGFEVKNGLEKGQLIATAGLQSLLNGQKVKLN; the protein is encoded by the coding sequence ATGAAAAATACACTTAGAAAAATTGTTTTACTCGTAATCGTTCTTCTTTCGGCTCAGTGCAGCAAAAAGGAAGAATCTAAAGAAGAAGTCCTCAGGCCGATCAATTTCATGTCGGTTGGCACTGAATCAGGATCTGAGCAACGATCATTCAATGGAGCGGCAAAAGCAGGCAATGAGATTGAATTGAGCTTCAGAGAGTCAGGAGTCATTCAGCAGAAAAACGTGAAAAAAGGTCAAAAAGTCAAAAAAGGAGATTTGATCGCCACGCTTGACAATCTTGAGGCCAATCTCAATTTTGAGAGAGCGGTCACAGAGGTAAACAGCACAGAATCCGCTAAAAACACGGCAAAGGCGGAACTTGACCGAATTAAGCTGCTTTACGAAAAGGGAAGCACTCCTCTGAAAGACTACCAAAACGCCAAGAACAACTACCAGACGGCTCTGTCGCAATTCGAATCGGCCGTTCGCAATAGAGAGATCCAGCGTTCGAGGTTGCAGTATGGTGTAATTTACGCCCCAGCTGATGGGATCATCGCAAAAACCTCAGGAAAGGTGAACGAAAGAGTCCAAACCGGACATGTGTTTGCGATACTCAATGCCGGTAACAAAATGAAAGTCGAACTCGAGCTTCCCGAAAATGTCATCAATCAGGTGACCGTTGGAATGATGGCTGAAATCCAGTTTTCTACGCTTAACGACCCTGCATTTATGGGCGAAGTGATCGAGGTCTCACCCATCACTTCTGACAATGCCTCGACCTATCCGGTGGAGCTGGAAATCATGAATCCTTCACCTCAGATCAAGCCGGGAATGGCCGCTAAAATAACATTTGACCTGTCTCATCAGGATACTGTGAATTCAGAAAGAATTGTTGTTCCGATTCATGCAGTAGGGGAGGATGAGCATGGAAACTTCGTCTTTTTGATTGAAACGGAAGACAACAAAACCGGCATAGCCAAAAAACAAACAATAGAGATAGGCGATCTGACCGCAAAGGGATTTGAAGTGAAAAACGGACTGGAAAAAGGACAACTCATAGCGACAGCAGGTCTTCAGTCACTTCTCAATGGACAAAAGGTAAAATTGAATTAA